One Catenulispora sp. EB89 DNA window includes the following coding sequences:
- a CDS encoding DUF6229 family protein, translated as MPKTELLDTDSVVSSWLSSGDDESPAGPLFTGGKYAEADIIGAIIRETRGTCSSCTASRGGECC; from the coding sequence ATGCCCAAAACCGAACTCCTCGACACCGACAGCGTCGTCAGCAGCTGGCTGAGCTCGGGCGACGACGAGAGCCCGGCCGGCCCCCTGTTCACCGGCGGCAAGTACGCCGAGGCCGACATCATCGGCGCGATCATCCGCGAGACCCGGGGCACGTGCAGCTCCTGCACCGCCTCGCGCGGCGGCGAGTGCTGCTGA